In a genomic window of Oncorhynchus keta strain PuntledgeMale-10-30-2019 chromosome 28, Oket_V2, whole genome shotgun sequence:
- the LOC118360769 gene encoding transcription factor CP2 isoform X2: MAWALKLPLTDEVIESGLVQDFDASLSGIGQELGAGAYSMSDVLALPIFKQEESNLPPDSENKILPFQYVLCAATSPAIKLHDETLTYLNQGQSYEIRMLDNRKLGELPEITGKMVKSIIRVVFHDRRLQYTEHQQLEGWRWNRPGDRILDLDIPMSVGMVDPRANPTQLNTVEFLWDPSKRTSVFIQVHCISTEFTMRKHGGEKGVPFRIQIDTFKENDGEEYTEHQHSASCQVKVFKPKGADRKQKTDREKMEKRAPQEKEKYQPSYETTILTECSPWPEVTYVNNSPSPGFNSTHNSFPVAEGNGSPGHQPEPVVQVADLSSHLLTRDSESVHQNLLPAATPQDAQQWLHRNRFSPFCRLFTNFSGADLLKLTREDVIQICGPADGIRLFNALKGRVVRPRLTVYVCQESQQAREQQQKHENGDTASSTFFVYHAIYLEDLTAVELTEKIAQLFNISPRQISQIFKQGPTGIHVLVSDEMIQNFQDEVCFVLDTMKAETNDGYHIILK, translated from the exons ATGGCTTGGGCTCTGAAGTTGCCGCTCACTGATGAGGTGATTGAGTCAGGTCTGGTCCAGGACTTTGATGCCAGTCTCTCTGGCATTGGACAGGAGCTTGGAGCTGGGGCATACAGTATGAG CGACGTGCTGGCCCTACCCATCTTTAAGCAGGAGGAGTCCAACCTGCCGCCTGACAGTGAGAACAAGATTCTTCCTTTCCAGTATGTTCTGTGTGCAGCTACCTCGCCTGCCATCAAACTGCACGATGAAACACTTACCTACCTCAACCAAG GACAGTCTTATGAAATTCGAATGCTTGACAATCGGAAATTGGGGGAACTCCCAGAAATCACTGGCAAAATGGTGAAG AGCATCATTCGAGTGGTCTTCCATGACCGGCGTCTTCAGTACACAGAGCACCAGCAGCTGGAGGGCTGGCGCTGGAACAGGCCGGGAGACCGCATCCTCGACCTGG ATATCCCCATGTCAGTTGGCATGGTCGACCCCAGGGCTAACCCTACTCAGCTTAACACGGTGGAGTTCCTGTGGGACCCATCAAAAAGAACCTCTGTTTTTATCCAG GTTCACTGCATCAGCACAGAGTTCACCATGCGGAAGCATGGGGGAGAAAAGGGCGTGCCTTTTCGCATTCAGATTGACACTTTCAAAGAGAATGATGGCGAAGAGTATACAGAGCATCAGCATTCTGCCAGCTGTCAGGTCAAAGTCTTCAAG CCTAAAGGTGCAGACAGGAAGCAGAAGACTgacagagagaagatggagaagagGGCGCCTCAGGAGAAGGAGAAATACCAGCCATCCTATGAAACCACCATCCTAACAGAG TGCTCTCCCTGGCCAGAGGTCACCTATGTCAATAACTCCCCATCGCCTGGCTTCAACAGCACACACAACAGTTTTCCAGTGGCAGAGGG AAATGGATCCCCCGGTCACCAGCCAGAGCCAGTTGTTCAGGTGGCAGAT TTGTCGTCCCATCTGCTTACAAGAGACAGTGAAAGTGTCCATCAG AACCTGTTACCTGCGGCAACACCACAGGATGCTCAGCAGTGGCTACATAGAAACCGCTTTTCACCGTTCTGTCGGCTTTTCACTAATTTCTCAG GGGCAGATCTGTTGAAGCTGACCAGGGAAGATGTCATTCAGATCTGTGGGCCAGCAGATGGTATTAGGCTCTTCAACGCACTGAAAGGCCG AGTGGTACGTCCCAGGCTGACGGTGTATGTGTGCCAGGAGTCCCAGCAGGCTCGGGAACAGCAGCAGAAACATGAGAACGGAGACACAGCTAGCAGCACTttcttcg TGTACCATGCCATCTACCTGGAGGATTTGACAGCAGTTGAGCTGACAGAGAAGATTGCTCAGCTATTCAACATCTCACCCAGACAGATCAGTCAGATCTTTAAACAGGGACCCACTGGTATACATGTCCTGGTCAGTGACGAG ATGATTCAAAACTTCCAGGATGAAGTATGTTTTGTTTTGGACACAATGAAAG CTGAGACGAATGACGGCTACCACATCATCCTGAAATGA
- the LOC118360769 gene encoding transcription factor CP2 isoform X3 produces the protein MLDNRKLGELPEITGKMVKSIIRVVFHDRRLQYTEHQQLEGWRWNRPGDRILDLDIPMSVGMVDPRANPTQLNTVEFLWDPSKRTSVFIQVHCISTEFTMRKHGGEKGVPFRIQIDTFKENDGEEYTEHQHSASCQVKVFKPKGADRKQKTDREKMEKRAPQEKEKYQPSYETTILTECSPWPEVTYVNNSPSPGFNSTHNSFPVAEGNGSPGHQPEPVVQVADIESCLTDTILSSHLLTRDSESVHQNLLPAATPQDAQQWLHRNRFSPFCRLFTNFSGADLLKLTREDVIQICGPADGIRLFNALKGRVVRPRLTVYVCQESQQAREQQQKHENGDTASSTFFVYHAIYLEDLTAVELTEKIAQLFNISPRQISQIFKQGPTGIHVLVSDEMIQNFQDEVCFVLDTMKAETNDGYHIILK, from the exons ATGCTTGACAATCGGAAATTGGGGGAACTCCCAGAAATCACTGGCAAAATGGTGAAG AGCATCATTCGAGTGGTCTTCCATGACCGGCGTCTTCAGTACACAGAGCACCAGCAGCTGGAGGGCTGGCGCTGGAACAGGCCGGGAGACCGCATCCTCGACCTGG ATATCCCCATGTCAGTTGGCATGGTCGACCCCAGGGCTAACCCTACTCAGCTTAACACGGTGGAGTTCCTGTGGGACCCATCAAAAAGAACCTCTGTTTTTATCCAG GTTCACTGCATCAGCACAGAGTTCACCATGCGGAAGCATGGGGGAGAAAAGGGCGTGCCTTTTCGCATTCAGATTGACACTTTCAAAGAGAATGATGGCGAAGAGTATACAGAGCATCAGCATTCTGCCAGCTGTCAGGTCAAAGTCTTCAAG CCTAAAGGTGCAGACAGGAAGCAGAAGACTgacagagagaagatggagaagagGGCGCCTCAGGAGAAGGAGAAATACCAGCCATCCTATGAAACCACCATCCTAACAGAG TGCTCTCCCTGGCCAGAGGTCACCTATGTCAATAACTCCCCATCGCCTGGCTTCAACAGCACACACAACAGTTTTCCAGTGGCAGAGGG AAATGGATCCCCCGGTCACCAGCCAGAGCCAGTTGTTCAGGTGGCAGAT ATTGAAAGCTGTCTGACTGATACGATT TTGTCGTCCCATCTGCTTACAAGAGACAGTGAAAGTGTCCATCAG AACCTGTTACCTGCGGCAACACCACAGGATGCTCAGCAGTGGCTACATAGAAACCGCTTTTCACCGTTCTGTCGGCTTTTCACTAATTTCTCAG GGGCAGATCTGTTGAAGCTGACCAGGGAAGATGTCATTCAGATCTGTGGGCCAGCAGATGGTATTAGGCTCTTCAACGCACTGAAAGGCCG AGTGGTACGTCCCAGGCTGACGGTGTATGTGTGCCAGGAGTCCCAGCAGGCTCGGGAACAGCAGCAGAAACATGAGAACGGAGACACAGCTAGCAGCACTttcttcg TGTACCATGCCATCTACCTGGAGGATTTGACAGCAGTTGAGCTGACAGAGAAGATTGCTCAGCTATTCAACATCTCACCCAGACAGATCAGTCAGATCTTTAAACAGGGACCCACTGGTATACATGTCCTGGTCAGTGACGAG ATGATTCAAAACTTCCAGGATGAAGTATGTTTTGTTTTGGACACAATGAAAG CTGAGACGAATGACGGCTACCACATCATCCTGAAATGA
- the LOC118360769 gene encoding transcription factor CP2 isoform X1 — protein sequence MAWALKLPLTDEVIESGLVQDFDASLSGIGQELGAGAYSMSDVLALPIFKQEESNLPPDSENKILPFQYVLCAATSPAIKLHDETLTYLNQGQSYEIRMLDNRKLGELPEITGKMVKSIIRVVFHDRRLQYTEHQQLEGWRWNRPGDRILDLDIPMSVGMVDPRANPTQLNTVEFLWDPSKRTSVFIQVHCISTEFTMRKHGGEKGVPFRIQIDTFKENDGEEYTEHQHSASCQVKVFKPKGADRKQKTDREKMEKRAPQEKEKYQPSYETTILTECSPWPEVTYVNNSPSPGFNSTHNSFPVAEGNGSPGHQPEPVVQVADIESCLTDTILSSHLLTRDSESVHQNLLPAATPQDAQQWLHRNRFSPFCRLFTNFSGADLLKLTREDVIQICGPADGIRLFNALKGRVVRPRLTVYVCQESQQAREQQQKHENGDTASSTFFVYHAIYLEDLTAVELTEKIAQLFNISPRQISQIFKQGPTGIHVLVSDEMIQNFQDEVCFVLDTMKAETNDGYHIILK from the exons ATGGCTTGGGCTCTGAAGTTGCCGCTCACTGATGAGGTGATTGAGTCAGGTCTGGTCCAGGACTTTGATGCCAGTCTCTCTGGCATTGGACAGGAGCTTGGAGCTGGGGCATACAGTATGAG CGACGTGCTGGCCCTACCCATCTTTAAGCAGGAGGAGTCCAACCTGCCGCCTGACAGTGAGAACAAGATTCTTCCTTTCCAGTATGTTCTGTGTGCAGCTACCTCGCCTGCCATCAAACTGCACGATGAAACACTTACCTACCTCAACCAAG GACAGTCTTATGAAATTCGAATGCTTGACAATCGGAAATTGGGGGAACTCCCAGAAATCACTGGCAAAATGGTGAAG AGCATCATTCGAGTGGTCTTCCATGACCGGCGTCTTCAGTACACAGAGCACCAGCAGCTGGAGGGCTGGCGCTGGAACAGGCCGGGAGACCGCATCCTCGACCTGG ATATCCCCATGTCAGTTGGCATGGTCGACCCCAGGGCTAACCCTACTCAGCTTAACACGGTGGAGTTCCTGTGGGACCCATCAAAAAGAACCTCTGTTTTTATCCAG GTTCACTGCATCAGCACAGAGTTCACCATGCGGAAGCATGGGGGAGAAAAGGGCGTGCCTTTTCGCATTCAGATTGACACTTTCAAAGAGAATGATGGCGAAGAGTATACAGAGCATCAGCATTCTGCCAGCTGTCAGGTCAAAGTCTTCAAG CCTAAAGGTGCAGACAGGAAGCAGAAGACTgacagagagaagatggagaagagGGCGCCTCAGGAGAAGGAGAAATACCAGCCATCCTATGAAACCACCATCCTAACAGAG TGCTCTCCCTGGCCAGAGGTCACCTATGTCAATAACTCCCCATCGCCTGGCTTCAACAGCACACACAACAGTTTTCCAGTGGCAGAGGG AAATGGATCCCCCGGTCACCAGCCAGAGCCAGTTGTTCAGGTGGCAGAT ATTGAAAGCTGTCTGACTGATACGATT TTGTCGTCCCATCTGCTTACAAGAGACAGTGAAAGTGTCCATCAG AACCTGTTACCTGCGGCAACACCACAGGATGCTCAGCAGTGGCTACATAGAAACCGCTTTTCACCGTTCTGTCGGCTTTTCACTAATTTCTCAG GGGCAGATCTGTTGAAGCTGACCAGGGAAGATGTCATTCAGATCTGTGGGCCAGCAGATGGTATTAGGCTCTTCAACGCACTGAAAGGCCG AGTGGTACGTCCCAGGCTGACGGTGTATGTGTGCCAGGAGTCCCAGCAGGCTCGGGAACAGCAGCAGAAACATGAGAACGGAGACACAGCTAGCAGCACTttcttcg TGTACCATGCCATCTACCTGGAGGATTTGACAGCAGTTGAGCTGACAGAGAAGATTGCTCAGCTATTCAACATCTCACCCAGACAGATCAGTCAGATCTTTAAACAGGGACCCACTGGTATACATGTCCTGGTCAGTGACGAG ATGATTCAAAACTTCCAGGATGAAGTATGTTTTGTTTTGGACACAATGAAAG CTGAGACGAATGACGGCTACCACATCATCCTGAAATGA